The following proteins are encoded in a genomic region of Desulfosporosinus youngiae DSM 17734:
- a CDS encoding response regulator, protein MLKAIIVDNEEPAINVLKLLLERTGQVTVIDSFLSAADALASLKRVKPDVAFLDIEMPETNGLELAENILAIISDVEIIFVTAYDQYALNAFRVNALDYLLKPLTFEDIEQTVARLIKRKGLSAGSEHKPPDNGRICCFGKFLVYGAASKRPVKWRTSKAEELFAYMLQNLDREVPKWRICEALWPEYNAEKVDIQLHTTIYKMKKVLSSANIKFDFSFINGCYWLSLPQVGIDTVEFESYASSSLPVEEGTVETYEKALLLYKGDYLEDNGYLWSLPQKSAYAQKYYKLAFSMARYYMTKNDYAAAERILQNILEKFPFSEVAHELLLKCYFVQKNQVTFVTHYQAVRELFKTELGIEPSKSIQALYNGIHR, encoded by the coding sequence ATGTTAAAAGCAATTATTGTAGATAATGAGGAACCGGCGATCAATGTCCTGAAGCTATTGCTTGAAAGAACCGGACAGGTAACGGTTATTGACAGCTTTCTCAGTGCGGCGGATGCCTTAGCCAGCTTAAAAAGGGTAAAGCCGGATGTTGCTTTTCTGGATATTGAAATGCCGGAAACAAACGGTCTGGAGTTAGCTGAAAATATTCTGGCAATCATCAGTGATGTTGAAATTATTTTTGTAACCGCTTATGATCAATATGCTTTGAATGCCTTCCGGGTTAACGCGTTAGATTATTTATTAAAACCACTAACCTTTGAAGATATCGAGCAAACAGTGGCCCGCCTGATCAAACGAAAGGGTCTGTCAGCGGGCTCTGAGCATAAGCCTCCAGATAATGGGCGAATTTGTTGCTTCGGTAAATTCCTGGTATACGGAGCTGCAAGTAAGCGTCCCGTTAAATGGCGCACTTCCAAGGCGGAAGAACTTTTTGCCTATATGCTGCAAAATCTGGATAGGGAAGTTCCTAAATGGAGAATCTGTGAAGCCCTCTGGCCGGAATATAATGCGGAAAAGGTGGATATTCAATTACATACAACCATCTATAAGATGAAAAAGGTTTTATCGTCAGCCAATATCAAGTTTGATTTCAGTTTTATCAATGGCTGCTATTGGCTGAGTCTTCCCCAAGTAGGTATTGATACGGTTGAGTTTGAGTCCTATGCATCTTCCTCTCTGCCTGTTGAGGAGGGTACAGTAGAAACCTATGAAAAAGCGCTTTTATTATATAAGGGCGATTACCTGGAGGATAACGGCTATTTGTGGTCTTTGCCTCAAAAATCAGCATATGCTCAAAAATATTATAAACTGGCATTTTCCATGGCAAGATACTACATGACGAAAAATGATTATGCCGCAGCCGAAAGAATCCTTCAAAATATCCTGGAAAAGTTCCCTTTTAGCGAAGTTGCCCATGAACTGCTATTAAAATGTTACTTTGTTCAAAAGAACCAGGTTACCTTTGTCACCCATTATCAGGCTGTACGGGAATTATTTAAAACTGAATTGGGAATCGAACCGAGCAAGTCAATACAGGCCCTGTACAATGGTATTCATAGGTAG
- a CDS encoding ATP-binding protein, whose protein sequence is MNNMKVQKYFFYSMLMIMTVSIIIPGIRLLSSKSPEAVNGTLDLSNYDPGKDKTVKLNGEWEFYYGQLLTPDDFMSNQPAGRTIQKVPSTWSSYQIQGKNLPSYGTATYRLKLLLPEKGQSYGIKILCIAASARIFVDDRQVLTCGVPGYSPETTEPRYYADTGYFSTNKDEVDILIQVSNFTYAKSGIFYGIDFGSQQSITALRMYNFFIDTSLISGMFIISIYFFGLGLQRKNHREAMFFASYCLFAAIHAGTYSESILNYAFPILTYGAAAKILALSLILSLYSLYKSIYLTFNVSYSRRVTMINDGIAVSLILSTCFTDFYLSKYSPLINLLGNAYVVIVVLHMLIKQHIHKKVQGEYYIYTAMISAAVLLIISLFIIILPLEPNLFVPVFQPIFILSLALYMSEKYENSYQTIEELSGRLSILDKLKDDFLAKTSHELKTPLNGIINISQSLLDGAGGSLNAAQAEDIRLITSIGKRLSTLVYDILDYSKLKVMDIKLNIICLDVHQVVESTLEIFRYLIKGKSLTLENKIPPNQYMIMADENRLKQIITNLLDNSIKFTAQGSISLDCYQDGDFLWIEVRDTGIGIPEIKLKDIFTSYEQLEEQPADVSGTGLGLATAKQLVELHQGRIFAQSEPGQGACFTFSMPLVKDNRLLEALPGNYERYDLSPSLTYEKLPHTVNVGSKFSILAVDDEYSNLKALLNMLTVCQYNVTVAGNAKSALLLLKGALQYDLCILDVMMPGMDGYEACRKIREVYSPLELPILLLTAKALPDELEAGFRAGANDFIAKPFEARELKSRVNTLVQLKSSMDLLLEKETAFLQAQIRPHFIFNALNTISSFCYTNPAKAGELLSEFGVFLRNSFDFSSTYSSITIEQEIRLVKAYVAIEQARFGKRLEAEYNIDFSVLDYCILPLMIQPIVENSIRHGLMKRNQGGKVTLNLAKCENRINIQVIDNGLGIAANILDDLTNSKLEGRGVGLTNIKRRLLSFYGVDLDISSAEDRGTAISFNIPAKYC, encoded by the coding sequence ATGAATAATATGAAAGTACAAAAATACTTTTTTTATAGTATGTTAATGATCATGACCGTAAGTATTATCATCCCGGGTATCCGTCTGCTGTCTTCAAAATCGCCTGAAGCTGTCAACGGTACGCTGGATCTGTCAAATTATGATCCAGGCAAAGACAAAACGGTAAAATTGAACGGAGAATGGGAATTTTATTATGGACAGCTTCTCACTCCTGATGATTTTATGAGCAATCAGCCTGCAGGAAGAACTATTCAAAAGGTTCCTTCAACTTGGAGTTCCTATCAAATCCAGGGCAAAAATTTACCCTCCTATGGAACCGCCACCTATCGTCTTAAACTATTGCTTCCCGAAAAAGGTCAGAGTTATGGGATAAAAATATTATGTATAGCTGCATCGGCCAGAATTTTCGTTGATGACCGGCAAGTGCTGACCTGCGGAGTTCCCGGATACTCACCTGAAACAACCGAACCGAGATATTATGCAGATACCGGTTACTTTAGTACCAACAAAGATGAGGTTGATATCCTTATTCAAGTGTCTAATTTCACTTATGCTAAAAGCGGTATCTTTTACGGGATAGATTTTGGCAGTCAACAATCTATTACTGCATTACGGATGTATAATTTCTTTATCGATACATCCTTGATTTCCGGTATGTTTATCATATCAATTTACTTTTTCGGATTAGGTTTGCAGAGAAAAAACCATCGTGAGGCAATGTTTTTTGCTTCTTATTGCTTATTTGCGGCTATTCATGCCGGCACATACTCTGAATCAATTTTAAATTATGCTTTTCCAATTTTAACATACGGTGCTGCAGCAAAAATTTTAGCTCTTTCTTTGATATTAAGCCTATATTCTTTATACAAGTCTATATATCTTACGTTTAATGTGTCTTATAGTCGCAGAGTCACTATGATCAATGACGGAATTGCAGTAAGTCTTATTCTTTCGACTTGTTTTACTGATTTTTATTTATCAAAGTATTCTCCCCTGATTAATTTATTGGGTAATGCTTATGTAGTTATTGTAGTTCTCCATATGCTCATTAAGCAGCATATCCATAAAAAGGTTCAAGGTGAATATTATATTTATACTGCGATGATCAGTGCTGCTGTTCTTTTAATAATAAGTCTTTTCATTATTATACTGCCATTGGAACCAAATCTTTTTGTTCCAGTATTTCAGCCGATTTTTATTCTGTCTCTGGCGTTGTACATGTCCGAGAAATATGAAAATTCCTATCAAACCATTGAAGAACTCAGTGGAAGGCTATCTATTTTAGATAAGCTTAAGGATGATTTTTTGGCTAAAACCTCCCATGAATTGAAAACGCCGTTAAACGGCATTATCAATATTTCCCAGTCCCTTCTGGACGGTGCGGGCGGCAGTTTAAATGCGGCGCAGGCCGAAGACATCCGGTTGATCACAAGTATAGGGAAACGGCTTTCCACTTTGGTTTATGATATTCTGGACTATTCCAAATTGAAAGTCATGGATATCAAATTAAATATCATCTGCCTGGACGTGCATCAGGTAGTGGAGTCTACCCTGGAAATTTTTCGTTATCTGATCAAAGGGAAGTCCCTTACCCTTGAAAATAAAATACCGCCCAATCAATACATGATCATGGCGGATGAAAACAGACTAAAGCAGATTATAACCAATTTGCTGGATAATAGTATCAAATTCACAGCACAAGGGAGCATTTCCCTTGATTGCTATCAGGATGGAGATTTTCTTTGGATTGAAGTCAGAGATACAGGCATAGGTATCCCTGAAATCAAGCTAAAAGATATTTTCACCTCCTATGAACAGCTTGAGGAACAACCGGCCGATGTGAGTGGTACGGGCCTGGGCTTGGCGACAGCGAAACAACTCGTTGAGCTTCATCAAGGGCGGATTTTTGCACAATCGGAACCGGGACAAGGGGCTTGCTTTACATTCTCAATGCCTCTTGTCAAAGACAATAGGCTTTTGGAAGCATTACCGGGAAACTATGAGAGGTATGACTTATCCCCGTCTTTGACCTATGAAAAGCTGCCGCACACGGTCAATGTTGGAAGCAAGTTTTCTATCCTTGCCGTGGACGATGAATACTCTAATTTGAAGGCCCTCTTAAATATGCTGACGGTCTGCCAATACAATGTTACCGTTGCCGGGAATGCAAAATCCGCTTTGCTGCTCCTCAAAGGTGCTTTACAATACGATCTTTGCATCCTTGACGTCATGATGCCGGGTATGGACGGCTATGAAGCCTGCCGTAAAATCAGGGAAGTTTATTCCCCCCTTGAGCTTCCGATCCTTTTGCTGACCGCCAAAGCTTTGCCTGATGAGCTGGAGGCCGGCTTTAGGGCGGGGGCTAATGATTTTATCGCCAAGCCCTTTGAAGCCCGGGAACTTAAATCCCGGGTTAATACGCTTGTTCAGTTGAAAAGTTCCATGGACTTGCTTCTGGAAAAAGAAACAGCTTTTCTGCAGGCGCAAATCAGGCCTCATTTTATATTCAATGCTTTAAATACGATCAGCTCTTTTTGTTATACCAATCCTGCCAAGGCGGGAGAGCTGCTTTCAGAATTTGGGGTTTTTTTAAGAAACAGTTTCGATTTCTCCAGCACTTATTCTTCTATCACGATCGAACAAGAGATCAGGCTGGTTAAGGCCTATGTAGCAATAGAACAGGCCAGGTTTGGCAAACGGCTTGAGGCAGAATACAATATTGATTTTTCTGTCTTAGATTATTGCATTCTGCCTCTCATGATCCAGCCGATTGTCGAAAATTCCATCCGGCATGGTTTGATGAAACGAAACCAGGGAGGAAAGGTTACATTAAACCTGGCGAAATGTGAGAATCGGATCAATATTCAGGTCATAGACAATGGTCTCGGTATTGCTGCTAATATACTGGACGATTTGACGAATTCGAAACTTGAAGGCCGGGGCGTCGGTTTGACGAATATTAAACGCAGGCTATTAAGCTTCTATGGTGTGGATTTAGATATTTCAAGTGCAGAAGACCGTGGAACAGCAATATCGTTCAATATACCGGCAAAGTATTGCTAA
- the dnaX gene encoding DNA polymerase III subunit gamma/tau, with translation MAYLALYREWRPKLFKDIVGQEHITKTLMNALKQDRIAHAYLFSGPRGTGKTTAAKILAKTLNCEQRNGQEPCNHCSSCVSIDHGSAIEVFEIDAASNRGINEIRDLRETIKLSSIQGKHKVYIIDEVHMLTTEAFNALLKTLEEPPPQVVFILATTEVQKIPLTILSRVQRFEFHRIPVIDIQKRLADVCSSLKRQVDSGALTVIAQKSEGGLRDALSILDQCLLQDDPIGVEEVYLVLGMVGETYSSQLIDTISSSDYSECLGLLSEGIQQGRDPRQIIRELLDYLRQMLLTVATGETPAAAPHIQDRLIGQSRQIGISRILRWITILLQGEGQLKYASNARLAAELLLVQTIHGSQPANTNDQEEILRRLSVLEQQIQDAAAVPKKVPESKPLISAKTGRTNIPNNIVKTVNSKDDIRLENIASENKPDISIEVIQARWNEVMEQVKKRKKSTQAFLMEGKPAQLKGNTLTILFREGCSFHKDKVNQAENRQTVEEVLKQLFGTSLTLQNFMENEFEPNPETQNLEEQDLINKTKDIFGADLVVVRD, from the coding sequence ATGGCTTATTTAGCGCTTTATCGTGAATGGCGTCCGAAGTTGTTTAAAGACATTGTTGGTCAAGAGCATATTACCAAAACCTTGATGAATGCCCTAAAGCAGGACAGGATTGCCCATGCCTATCTATTCAGCGGTCCGAGAGGTACCGGTAAAACGACGGCTGCTAAGATTCTGGCTAAGACCTTAAATTGCGAGCAACGAAATGGTCAAGAACCCTGTAATCATTGCTCTTCCTGTGTCAGTATTGACCATGGTTCAGCAATAGAAGTTTTTGAAATCGATGCAGCTTCAAATCGCGGTATCAATGAAATACGGGATTTACGGGAAACTATAAAATTAAGCTCGATACAAGGGAAACATAAGGTTTATATTATTGATGAAGTACATATGTTGACTACAGAGGCTTTTAATGCTTTGCTTAAGACGTTAGAGGAACCTCCTCCTCAAGTTGTTTTTATTTTAGCTACGACGGAAGTTCAAAAAATACCTTTAACAATTCTTTCACGCGTACAACGCTTTGAATTCCATCGAATTCCGGTTATAGATATCCAAAAGCGTCTGGCCGATGTGTGTTCGTCATTAAAGCGGCAGGTAGATTCGGGTGCTTTAACAGTGATTGCCCAAAAGTCGGAAGGAGGACTTCGGGATGCCCTGAGTATCTTAGATCAATGCCTTTTACAGGATGATCCAATCGGGGTTGAAGAGGTGTATCTGGTCCTGGGTATGGTCGGTGAGACCTATAGTTCCCAGTTAATAGATACAATTTCGTCATCGGATTATTCTGAATGTTTGGGTTTATTATCTGAGGGCATCCAGCAAGGAAGAGACCCCCGGCAGATCATTCGAGAACTATTAGATTACCTGCGTCAAATGCTTCTGACGGTTGCAACGGGAGAGACGCCTGCGGCAGCACCCCATATTCAAGATCGCCTGATTGGACAAAGCCGGCAAATTGGAATTTCTCGTATTTTGCGCTGGATAACCATCTTATTGCAAGGTGAAGGTCAGCTTAAATATGCGTCAAATGCCCGACTGGCAGCAGAACTTTTGCTGGTTCAGACGATTCATGGAAGTCAGCCGGCAAACACTAATGATCAGGAAGAAATCCTAAGACGGCTGTCCGTACTTGAACAACAGATTCAAGATGCAGCGGCCGTCCCCAAGAAGGTTCCTGAGAGTAAGCCTCTCATTAGTGCCAAAACGGGCCGGACGAATATACCAAATAATATAGTGAAAACAGTGAATTCAAAGGACGACATACGTTTAGAGAACATTGCCTCAGAAAACAAGCCTGATATAAGCATAGAAGTTATCCAGGCACGCTGGAATGAGGTTATGGAACAAGTAAAAAAACGCAAAAAATCCACTCAAGCCTTTTTAATGGAAGGAAAGCCGGCCCAGCTTAAAGGAAATACGTTAACCATTCTTTTTCGGGAAGGGTGTTCCTTTCATAAGGATAAAGTCAATCAAGCTGAAAATCGGCAGACGGTTGAAGAGGTTCTCAAACAATTGTTTGGCACTTCTCTGACCTTACAAAATTTCATGGAAAATGAATTTGAACCTAATCCAGAGACTCAAAACTTGGAAGAACAGGACCTAATTAATAAAACCAAAGACATATTTGGCGCGGATCTTGTGGTGGTAAGAGACTAA
- a CDS encoding pro-sigmaK processing inhibitor BofA family protein yields the protein MTFVFLGLFLILLGLIVRSSLGQPRVFLKVLIHILGGIVGLWLFNILLSVIGFDIPINLFTIVLVGLLGFPGVLALSVLQLLGI from the coding sequence ATGACCTTTGTTTTTTTAGGACTATTCCTGATTTTATTGGGATTAATAGTTCGCTCGTCACTAGGACAACCCCGAGTATTTCTTAAGGTTTTAATACATATTCTAGGCGGAATTGTTGGACTATGGCTTTTCAACATACTATTAAGTGTTATAGGCTTTGATATTCCAATTAATCTATTTACAATTGTACTTGTAGGATTGTTAGGATTTCCCGGAGTTTTAGCCCTATCTGTATTACAACTGCTAGGAATTTAG
- the recR gene encoding recombination mediator RecR has product MDFLKYPQPLGDLISSLARLPGIGPKTAGRLAFYLLQQPQVSEDLAKAIVVANRDIRKCSICSNFTDQDPCAICQNTLRDQTALCVVEHPRDVISLEKTREFKGVYHVLHGVLSPMDGIGPEQLTINQLLKRLDGIKEVVMAMNPTVEGEATALYLARLLKPMGIRVSRIAHGLPVGGDLEYADEITIARALEGRRDL; this is encoded by the coding sequence ATGGACTTTTTGAAATACCCACAGCCTTTAGGAGATCTCATCAGCAGCTTGGCCCGCTTACCTGGTATTGGGCCTAAAACAGCAGGTCGTCTAGCCTTCTATCTGCTTCAACAACCTCAAGTTTCCGAGGATTTAGCAAAGGCTATTGTAGTGGCTAATCGGGATATCAGGAAGTGTTCGATTTGTTCAAACTTTACAGATCAAGACCCTTGCGCTATTTGCCAAAATACCTTAAGAGATCAGACTGCTCTTTGCGTTGTTGAGCATCCCAGAGATGTAATATCTCTGGAGAAGACCAGGGAATTTAAAGGAGTATATCATGTTCTGCATGGTGTTCTCTCGCCAATGGATGGTATTGGCCCTGAGCAATTGACCATTAATCAGCTTTTAAAAAGGTTAGATGGAATAAAAGAAGTTGTTATGGCGATGAACCCTACTGTTGAGGGAGAAGCAACCGCTTTATATTTAGCCCGGTTACTTAAGCCTATGGGAATAAGGGTATCCCGAATAGCGCATGGATTGCCTGTAGGCGGAGATTTAGAATATGCTGATGAGATTACGATTGCACGAGCGTTGGAAGGACGAAGAGATTTATAA
- a CDS encoding YbaB/EbfC family nucleoid-associated protein has product MAGFKGMGGGMGGNMSQMLKQAQKMQEDMAKMQAELQTKTVDASSGGGMVTVVVSGKMELVELKIKPEAVDPEDVEMLEDMIKAALNEGLRKAQEMTSNEMGKLTGGLKIPGLF; this is encoded by the coding sequence ATGGCTGGTTTCAAAGGAATGGGTGGCGGTATGGGCGGTAATATGAGCCAGATGCTAAAACAGGCCCAGAAAATGCAGGAAGATATGGCTAAAATGCAAGCGGAACTACAAACCAAAACCGTGGATGCTTCTTCCGGTGGAGGAATGGTAACTGTTGTTGTCAGCGGAAAAATGGAATTGGTCGAGTTAAAGATCAAGCCTGAGGCTGTCGACCCGGAGGATGTAGAAATGCTCGAGGATATGATTAAAGCAGCCTTAAACGAAGGCTTAAGGAAGGCTCAGGAAATGACCAGCAATGAAATGGGTAAACTGACTGGCGGTTTAAAAATCCCCGGATTGTTCTAG
- the nifJ gene encoding pyruvate:ferredoxin (flavodoxin) oxidoreductase: protein MAKMKTMDGNEAAAHASYAFTEVATIFPITPSSTMAELVDEWAAHGRKNIFGQTVKVVEMQSEAGAAGAVHGSLQAGALTTTYTASQGLLLMIPNMYKIAGELLPCVFHVSARALATHALSIFGDHQDVMSVRATGFAELSSHNVQEALDLGFIAHLATVKSRVPFLHFFDGFRTSHEIQKIEVPEYEEIGKLLDMDAVQAFRDKALNPEHPVLRGTAQNPDVYFQGREASNRFYDAIPDIVEHYMQEYKKLTGREYHPFQYYGAEDAEYVIVAMGSICDTIEETVDYLVAKGEKVGVVKVHLYRPFSSDYFFKVLPKTVKSIAVLDRTKEPGATGEPLYLDIKDIFYTSDIKPLVVGGRYGLGSKDTTPSQVLAVYKNLKSENPVDSFTIGIIDDVTNKSLAEDEIIDTAPEGTISCKFWGLGADGTVGANKQAIKIIGDHTPLYAQAYFQYDSKKSGGITVSHLRFGKKQIKSPYYVTGANYIACHNQTYVNQYDLLKGLKQGGNFVLNCQWTPEELDEKLPASMKQALAKSKANFYIIDAVSIARKIGLGSRINMIMQAAFFKLANVIPVEEAVDYLKASVVKTYGKKGQNIVDMNIAAIDMGVSSLVKVEVPAVWENADNAQAQAAAAVEEPDFIKNILRPMNALEGDSLPVSTFLGREDGTFPVGTAAFEKRGIGVIVPEWQIDNCIQCNQCSYVCPHAAIRPFLMNEEEAKNAPESFVGKKAIGKEAAGLQFRMQVSTLDCTGCGNCAEVCPAKVKALVMKPAAEQMEQQIANWEYAVTLKNKSNLFDVTTVKGSQFAQPLLEFNGACPGCGETAYVKLITQLFGDRMMIANATGCSSIWGGSAPSVPYTTNQEGKGPSWANSLFEDNAEFGYGMYLGVRQQREKLFKLMTEALEMDISADLKEAFQEWLKGWDDADASKAAAAKILAGLNGYAGDNKVLTEILTKKDHLIKKSQWILGGDGWAYDIGFGGLDHVLASGDDVNIFVMDTEVYSNTGGQSSKSTPRAAVAKFAAAGKKIRKKDLGMIAMSYGYVYVAQIALGANMAQTIKVLKEAEAYKGPSLVIAYAPCINHGLKAGMTKSVQEAKKAVEAGYWHLYHFNPDLIDEGKNPFSLDSKEPSASFRDFIMGEVRYSSLLNTFPESAEELFAGAEKYAKVRYDSYKRLAEQKWD, encoded by the coding sequence ATGGCAAAAATGAAAACCATGGATGGGAATGAGGCGGCCGCTCACGCTTCATATGCGTTTACGGAAGTCGCTACTATTTTCCCTATCACTCCATCCTCTACAATGGCCGAATTAGTTGACGAATGGGCTGCCCATGGACGTAAAAACATCTTTGGGCAAACAGTTAAGGTTGTCGAGATGCAATCTGAGGCTGGAGCTGCTGGAGCAGTACATGGTTCCCTGCAGGCTGGGGCTTTAACAACCACTTATACCGCTTCTCAAGGCTTACTGCTAATGATCCCTAATATGTATAAAATTGCCGGCGAACTTTTGCCTTGCGTATTCCATGTCAGCGCTCGTGCCTTGGCAACCCATGCCTTATCAATTTTTGGGGATCATCAAGACGTTATGTCAGTACGTGCCACAGGATTTGCAGAGCTTTCTTCTCATAATGTTCAAGAAGCCTTAGATTTAGGCTTTATTGCGCATTTGGCTACGGTTAAATCCAGAGTACCTTTCCTTCATTTCTTTGACGGATTCCGCACCTCTCATGAAATTCAAAAAATCGAAGTTCCGGAATATGAAGAAATTGGCAAGCTTTTAGATATGGATGCAGTACAGGCTTTCCGCGACAAAGCTTTAAATCCCGAACATCCGGTTCTACGTGGAACAGCTCAAAATCCGGACGTTTACTTCCAAGGCCGGGAAGCTTCTAATCGTTTTTATGATGCTATTCCAGACATTGTCGAACACTATATGCAGGAATACAAAAAACTCACTGGCCGTGAATATCATCCTTTCCAATACTATGGTGCGGAGGATGCAGAGTACGTTATCGTTGCCATGGGCTCTATTTGTGATACGATCGAGGAAACAGTTGACTACCTCGTAGCAAAAGGGGAAAAAGTCGGGGTTGTTAAGGTTCACTTATATCGCCCCTTTTCCAGCGATTACTTCTTTAAAGTATTACCGAAAACAGTTAAGAGTATTGCAGTTCTTGATCGTACCAAAGAACCTGGTGCTACGGGCGAACCTCTTTATCTGGATATTAAGGATATTTTCTATACAAGCGATATCAAACCATTGGTTGTTGGCGGCCGTTATGGCTTAGGATCCAAAGATACAACCCCATCCCAAGTATTAGCGGTCTATAAGAATCTTAAATCTGAAAACCCAGTCGATAGTTTTACCATTGGAATTATCGATGATGTTACTAATAAATCCTTAGCAGAAGATGAAATCATTGACACTGCTCCCGAAGGAACCATATCCTGTAAGTTCTGGGGTCTAGGTGCTGATGGAACAGTCGGTGCTAATAAACAAGCCATTAAGATCATTGGGGATCACACCCCGCTTTATGCTCAAGCCTATTTCCAATACGACAGTAAGAAATCAGGCGGAATCACGGTTTCCCATCTTCGTTTTGGCAAAAAGCAAATTAAGTCCCCTTATTATGTAACCGGCGCGAATTATATTGCTTGTCATAATCAGACCTATGTCAATCAATATGACCTCTTAAAAGGACTCAAGCAAGGTGGAAATTTTGTCTTGAATTGTCAGTGGACGCCAGAAGAATTGGATGAAAAACTTCCGGCTTCTATGAAGCAAGCTCTTGCCAAATCCAAAGCTAACTTCTACATCATTGATGCCGTTTCCATTGCTCGTAAAATCGGTCTTGGTTCCCGCATCAACATGATTATGCAAGCAGCCTTCTTTAAGCTCGCTAACGTGATTCCTGTGGAAGAAGCTGTTGATTATCTAAAAGCTTCCGTTGTAAAAACCTATGGTAAAAAGGGTCAAAACATCGTTGATATGAATATTGCGGCTATCGATATGGGTGTATCTTCCCTGGTCAAAGTAGAAGTTCCGGCTGTTTGGGAAAATGCGGACAACGCTCAGGCTCAGGCTGCTGCGGCTGTCGAAGAACCGGATTTCATTAAGAACATTCTTCGTCCGATGAATGCTCTTGAAGGGGACAGTCTCCCGGTAAGCACGTTCTTAGGACGTGAAGATGGAACATTCCCCGTCGGAACGGCTGCTTTTGAAAAACGTGGTATTGGTGTTATCGTGCCTGAATGGCAGATCGATAATTGTATCCAATGTAATCAATGTTCGTATGTTTGCCCGCATGCAGCAATTCGTCCATTCTTAATGAACGAAGAAGAGGCCAAAAATGCTCCTGAGTCCTTCGTGGGTAAGAAAGCCATTGGTAAAGAAGCTGCAGGGCTGCAATTCCGTATGCAAGTGAGTACCTTGGATTGTACAGGATGCGGAAACTGTGCTGAAGTATGCCCGGCCAAGGTTAAAGCTCTGGTTATGAAACCAGCCGCTGAACAAATGGAACAACAAATTGCCAATTGGGAGTATGCTGTAACCCTCAAAAATAAGAGTAATCTCTTCGATGTGACAACCGTTAAGGGCAGTCAGTTTGCTCAGCCTTTACTCGAGTTTAACGGTGCATGCCCAGGCTGTGGAGAAACTGCTTACGTTAAACTCATAACCCAGTTATTCGGCGATCGAATGATGATTGCCAATGCTACCGGCTGCAGCTCGATCTGGGGCGGCAGTGCGCCATCCGTACCTTATACTACGAATCAGGAAGGTAAAGGACCCAGTTGGGCAAATTCCTTGTTTGAAGACAACGCTGAGTTCGGTTATGGTATGTATTTGGGCGTTCGCCAACAGCGGGAAAAACTGTTTAAATTAATGACAGAAGCCTTGGAAATGGATATTAGTGCTGATCTGAAAGAAGCTTTCCAGGAATGGCTCAAAGGATGGGATGACGCTGATGCCTCTAAAGCCGCAGCAGCTAAAATCCTTGCCGGACTAAATGGATATGCTGGAGACAATAAGGTTCTGACAGAAATCCTGACTAAGAAAGATCATCTCATCAAGAAATCACAATGGATTCTTGGCGGAGACGGCTGGGCTTATGATATTGGATTCGGCGGCTTAGACCATGTCTTAGCTTCCGGAGATGATGTAAATATCTTTGTTATGGATACCGAGGTTTACTCCAATACAGGCGGACAGTCCTCCAAGTCCACTCCCAGAGCAGCCGTTGCTAAATTTGCCGCTGCCGGTAAGAAAATCCGCAAGAAGGACCTGGGTATGATTGCTATGAGCTATGGATATGTATACGTTGCACAGATCGCTTTAGGTGCTAACATGGCTCAAACAATCAAAGTCTTGAAAGAGGCAGAAGCCTATAAAGGACCTTCCTTGGTTATCGCTTATGCTCCTTGCATCAATCATGGTCTTAAAGCCGGCATGACCAAGAGTGTTCAGGAAGCGAAGAAAGCAGTTGAGGCTGGTTATTGGCATCTATATCACTTCAATCCAGATCTTATTGATGAAGGTAAGAATCCATTTAGCTTAGATTCCAAAGAGCCAAGTGCATCCTTCCGTGATTTCATCATGGGTGAAGTTCGTTATTCCTCCTTATTAAATACCTTCCCGGAAAGTGCGGAGGAACTCTTTGCGGGTGCTGAGAAATATGCAAAAGTACGCTATGACTCATACAAGCGTCTTGCTGAGCAAAAGTGGGACTAA